A region from the Candidatus Cloacimonadota bacterium genome encodes:
- a CDS encoding class I SAM-dependent RNA methyltransferase, whose amino-acid sequence MFEYQKTGRFFALVAGKMEEFGAAEIKEFGAKEINPVYRGLWFKTDLEHVYRINLWSRLATRILAPLLSFSCHSTDYLYNTAKKIEWEKIISSENTFAIFATVSNSKITHSRFAALRLKDAIADRFMELENERPNVDTKNPDVWFNLHIDRNKAKINLDLSAGSLHKRGYRIESVAAPMQETLAAAIIRISGWNGKVPLLDPMCGSGTILSEALLHYCRIPAAFQKKKFGFHFLPDFDEDVWEKILQQSQKVRRNLEQNLLNGCDINNNAANAARTNLNSMPEGNLIRIQNRDFNEHPGLKNGVIITNPPYGIRLGEEKYLEKLYEEFGDFLKQKCKGSTAWIYCGNRNLIKSIGLKPSRKIPLVNGNLDGRLLKIEIY is encoded by the coding sequence ATGTTTGAATATCAAAAAACAGGAAGGTTCTTTGCTTTAGTGGCAGGGAAAATGGAAGAATTTGGTGCAGCAGAGATCAAAGAATTTGGAGCAAAAGAAATAAATCCTGTTTATCGCGGACTTTGGTTCAAAACCGATTTGGAGCATGTTTACAGGATTAATCTTTGGAGTAGATTGGCGACAAGGATTTTAGCTCCGCTTCTTTCTTTCAGCTGCCACAGTACAGATTATCTTTATAACACAGCAAAAAAGATAGAATGGGAAAAGATAATTTCTTCGGAAAATACTTTTGCCATATTTGCTACTGTTTCAAACAGCAAAATTACTCATTCACGTTTTGCTGCTTTAAGACTGAAAGATGCTATCGCGGATAGGTTTATGGAATTGGAAAATGAGCGACCAAACGTAGACACAAAAAATCCTGATGTCTGGTTCAATCTGCATATAGATAGAAATAAAGCCAAAATAAACTTGGATCTTTCTGCTGGTAGTTTGCATAAGCGTGGTTATCGGATCGAAAGCGTTGCGGCACCGATGCAGGAAACTCTGGCAGCTGCGATTATTCGTATTTCAGGTTGGAATGGAAAAGTTCCACTTCTGGACCCAATGTGTGGGAGCGGAACAATTTTATCGGAAGCTTTATTACATTATTGCAGAATTCCAGCCGCCTTCCAGAAAAAAAAATTTGGTTTTCACTTTCTACCGGATTTTGATGAAGATGTTTGGGAGAAAATTTTGCAGCAATCGCAAAAAGTAAGAAGAAATTTAGAACAGAATTTATTGAATGGATGTGATATCAACAACAATGCTGCAAATGCTGCCAGAACAAACTTAAACTCCATGCCAGAAGGTAATCTTATTAGAATTCAAAATAGAGATTTTAATGAACATCCGGGACTGAAAAACGGTGTGATCATAACCAATCCTCCTTATGGAATCAGGTTGGGAGAAGAAAAATACCTGGAAAAACTTTATGAAGAATTCGGTGATTTTTTAAAACAAAAATGTAAAGGTTCTACTGCCTGGATTTATTG
- a CDS encoding HAD family hydrolase — protein sequence MKKENLEIVFTDLDRTLLRDDNTFSSRSLKALKLLKKTGIKVVIATGRNIFSAEKVLPHGLPIDYLMISSGCGIIDWKTKKVVYENHLSQIETDQILRIFDKYKLDFMIHHPIPENHRFSYFRSRNDNLDFERRLEIYSDFAEELTEKPQIASQFIAIFKPDELKLYENVKNEINSLQVIRATSPLDHESIWLEVFPNEVSKGHSAKWLCKKLEICRNSTIGIGNDFNDIDLLDFTGRSFVVENAPKELKEIYQVIDSNQGDGFAKLIEKVLKES from the coding sequence ATGAAAAAAGAAAATTTAGAAATTGTATTCACAGATTTAGATAGAACTCTTTTGCGAGATGATAATACATTCTCATCAAGATCATTAAAAGCATTGAAGCTTCTGAAAAAAACAGGAATAAAAGTAGTCATTGCTACAGGAAGGAATATATTTTCAGCAGAAAAAGTGTTACCGCATGGATTGCCAATTGATTATCTGATGATCAGTTCCGGTTGCGGCATCATAGATTGGAAAACAAAAAAAGTAGTTTATGAAAACCATTTATCTCAAATTGAAACTGACCAAATTTTGAGAATTTTTGATAAGTATAAACTTGATTTCATGATTCATCATCCGATCCCGGAAAATCATCGATTTAGTTACTTTCGCAGCAGAAATGATAACTTGGATTTTGAAAGAAGACTGGAAATTTATAGTGATTTTGCTGAAGAATTGACTGAGAAACCGCAAATAGCCAGCCAATTTATTGCGATATTCAAACCTGATGAGCTGAAATTATACGAAAACGTAAAAAATGAAATCAATAGTTTACAAGTAATAAGAGCAACATCTCCATTGGATCATGAATCGATCTGGCTGGAAGTGTTTCCCAATGAAGTATCTAAAGGACATTCCGCAAAATGGTTGTGCAAAAAGTTGGAAATTTGCAGAAATTCTACAATCGGTATCGGAAATGATTTCAATGATATTGATCTTCTGGATTTTACCGGAAGAAGTTTTGTCGTGGAAAATGCTCCCAAAGAATTGAAAGAAATTTATCAGGTAATTGATTCGAATCAGGGTGATGGATTTGCAAAATTAATCGAAAAAGTTTTAAAGGAAAGTTAA
- a CDS encoding T9SS type A sorting domain-containing protein — MKVIKVILFIFLSAGILNAQWSLDPTVNNAICDLSGEQVIPKVDNGPTGDTYVGFFSNDSGNYDVRLQRLDSQGNELWDHNGILISDNPAMTWLTDWDMTVDAENHAILVFQDIRNAGNNNIYAYRISPDGNFVWGADGLELSNSIAFSASPKVIITSAGNAVVAWSEETISIMQKIAPDGTLLWGTSGITLSSANTISWPQPFAVDNDEILLKYFEDIGSFPALTRHCYIQKYDTDGNPVWTNPTVVSNAGGISAWTQIFNIISDENNGCFISWHDSRGGGMTSYPFVQHVLDDGTVDLAANGIQLSTENNRQNFYPESVYDAANDQLITYWKQTDGDQNNHGLTGQKVDVATGSLVWGNNGSNLIPISSTYVLLTGVRDTGDDLMIIFEDTDNAIIKAARIDLDGNYVWTSQQVTMCSVPSTKIHNFVSQLSGSQLIAAWEDDRNGSSDIFAQNINLDGTLGAGTNPNGTLEGNVILSGGIGNIEDVDIIISGATVIHPDATGYFSISLAPGGYGLQAELEYYTPITISNIVITSGVTTTLPDDIILEWIPVYNPPQNVTVDPNTGLITWDPPQPYPGAELIGHNIYLDGVFLEMITGTSYQLINLVYGLEYEVSITAVYEGGYESIPASLSFMYTGTEAGNELLTATQLIGNYPNPFNPSTSISFELNETMHVVIEVYNVKGKHIKTLSQNYFNAGLHNVNWNGTDKNNCSVASGVYLYKMKAGSFTCTKKMILMK, encoded by the coding sequence ATGAAAGTGATCAAAGTAATTTTATTTATTTTTCTTTCAGCGGGAATTCTAAATGCTCAATGGAGTTTAGATCCTACAGTTAATAATGCGATCTGTGATCTATCAGGAGAGCAGGTAATTCCCAAAGTAGATAACGGCCCCACAGGTGATACTTACGTCGGATTTTTTTCCAACGATTCAGGAAATTATGACGTCAGATTGCAGAGGCTGGATTCCCAGGGAAATGAACTTTGGGATCATAACGGAATTCTGATAAGTGATAATCCTGCCATGACCTGGCTCACAGACTGGGATATGACTGTTGATGCAGAAAATCATGCGATTCTGGTTTTTCAGGATATCCGCAATGCCGGAAATAATAATATTTATGCCTATCGGATTTCACCGGACGGGAATTTCGTTTGGGGAGCAGACGGCTTGGAACTCTCAAACAGTATCGCTTTCAGTGCTTCGCCCAAGGTTATCATCACGTCGGCTGGAAATGCCGTCGTAGCCTGGTCAGAAGAAACCATCAGCATCATGCAGAAGATCGCCCCGGATGGAACTTTGCTGTGGGGAACTTCCGGCATCACTCTCAGCAGTGCCAATACAATTTCCTGGCCGCAGCCTTTTGCAGTTGATAATGATGAAATCCTGCTGAAATACTTTGAAGATATCGGCTCTTTTCCTGCCTTGACTCGACATTGCTATATCCAGAAATACGATACTGATGGTAATCCGGTCTGGACTAATCCAACCGTTGTATCAAATGCCGGCGGTATCAGCGCTTGGACGCAGATTTTCAACATTATTTCCGACGAAAATAACGGCTGCTTCATCAGCTGGCACGACAGCCGCGGTGGTGGAATGACATCTTATCCTTTTGTGCAGCATGTTTTAGATGATGGCACGGTAGACTTAGCTGCAAATGGTATTCAGCTTTCAACAGAAAATAATCGCCAGAATTTCTATCCTGAATCAGTTTATGATGCAGCAAATGATCAGCTCATAACATATTGGAAGCAAACAGACGGAGATCAAAATAATCATGGATTAACAGGACAGAAAGTCGATGTAGCAACAGGCAGCCTGGTCTGGGGAAATAACGGCAGCAACCTGATCCCGATCTCCAGTACTTATGTTCTGCTGACAGGTGTTCGAGATACAGGTGATGATCTGATGATCATCTTTGAAGATACAGACAACGCCATCATTAAAGCTGCCCGGATCGATCTGGATGGAAATTATGTGTGGACGAGTCAGCAGGTAACCATGTGTTCAGTGCCCTCAACCAAGATTCACAATTTTGTCAGCCAGCTTTCTGGGAGTCAGCTTATTGCTGCCTGGGAAGATGACCGCAATGGTTCTTCAGATATTTTTGCTCAGAATATAAATTTAGATGGAACATTGGGAGCAGGAACAAATCCCAACGGAACTCTGGAAGGAAACGTGATTCTAAGCGGAGGAATTGGAAACATTGAAGATGTTGACATCATAATTTCCGGTGCAACAGTAATACATCCTGATGCAACAGGTTATTTCTCGATTTCTTTAGCTCCAGGTGGATATGGGCTCCAGGCTGAACTTGAATATTATACTCCAATTACAATCAGCAATATCGTTATCACTTCCGGCGTTACAACGACTTTACCCGATGATATAATTCTTGAATGGATTCCAGTTTACAATCCTCCCCAAAACGTCACAGTTGATCCTAATACAGGTTTAATAACCTGGGATCCACCGCAACCTTATCCCGGAGCTGAACTGATTGGACATAATATCTATCTGGATGGTGTTTTTCTGGAAATGATTACTGGTACATCTTACCAACTTATAAATCTTGTTTATGGATTAGAATATGAAGTATCTATAACAGCTGTTTACGAAGGTGGTTATGAATCTATTCCTGCATCTTTGAGTTTTATGTATACAGGAACTGAAGCTGGAAATGAACTATTAACAGCTACACAACTCATTGGTAACTATCCAAATCCTTTCAATCCATCAACTTCTATCAGTTTTGAATTGAATGAAACAATGCATGTTGTCATCGAAGTTTACAATGTAAAAGGCAAACACATCAAAACTTTGTCACAAAATTACTTCAATGCAGGATTACATAATGTTAATTGGAACGGAACTGATAAAAATAATTGCTCAGTAGCAAGTGGAGTTTACCTCTATAAAATGAAAGCAGGATCATTTACTTGTACGAAAAAAATGATCCTGATGAAATAG
- a CDS encoding T9SS type A sorting domain-containing protein, which translates to MYEDEDFFIPLLWEGDGPHPSPNYDTRYANYGVQALPSSAFDAEVFDLGGGAGVLARYQTIYGDRVNVSSPMEIDVVMNIDNNGDVEITADVLLTETIPTDDYNLLFLLTNEYSASYHSTVTRYYEEPFTLYNSGASGQFIHTFTPEPSWDMAKVRAVVLVQHQNTTGVFTVTGYPQYPFNMYPILQGGLATFPLIAPNPIANQEMQLNETATFDLTDYFYYQGSPVAATLSVQSSDPTIVDASINGTTLTLESFNNGGLAQIDIMGEYSGYNAMTSFNVFVLNPTDRNVIIWDLDPTPSGSALQSSIENFYSAGDVVLTDDINQYPLSSTTDALFVLLGIYSNNYTLSDAEASLMATYLDNGGNVYMEGGDTWYYDTQTSVHPYFNIDPLSDGGSDLSNVDGHDFLAGMSWTYSGENNWIDQLAPIAPAVTLFSNPTVGYDCGIAYDAGTYKTVGTSFEITGLGGTNTLDDAVSGIIDFFDIGGAGPTLDPPINLAVDETTGLFTWDAPAGNNGWLDDMEAYTPGVYLAVQSDEWTTWSGTSGGSDDGFVVDENAYSGSNSVKVEGTSTDLVHEFGTFTSGVYDVSMMVYIEPGYGGYYNLLHYFNGSSSEWGMEVYFGSSGTGDLCATAQNILTFTHPVGSWFESKCIIDLDSDWAEYYIDGTMIYEWQWSIDTNGNPGSCEFGATDIYASAPTGDDVMFYFDDVTLNVLTPSRELQSYNVYLDGTMMGNTDDSEWMFEDLVNGQTYTAGVEAVYDEGVSTLATIDFVPNIVNANNNIIAKTELNGNYPNPFNPTTNISFSLKNSGHVKLEVYNIKGEKVVTLIDDELTADDHVVAWNGKDTNGKQVSSGVYFYKMKAADYTSSKKMILLK; encoded by the coding sequence ATGTATGAAGATGAAGATTTCTTTATCCCGTTACTTTGGGAAGGTGATGGACCACATCCAAGTCCAAATTATGACACACGTTATGCAAATTATGGAGTTCAGGCACTGCCTTCTTCAGCTTTCGATGCTGAAGTTTTTGATTTAGGTGGTGGAGCTGGAGTTTTAGCAAGATACCAGACGATTTATGGTGATCGAGTAAATGTATCAAGTCCAATGGAAATCGATGTGGTTATGAATATCGATAACAATGGAGATGTTGAAATTACTGCAGATGTTCTGTTAACTGAAACTATTCCCACAGATGATTACAATCTTCTTTTCTTACTTACTAATGAATATTCCGCTTCCTATCATTCTACTGTAACCCGTTATTATGAAGAGCCTTTTACACTTTACAATAGTGGTGCTTCTGGTCAATTTATTCATACATTCACACCAGAACCTTCCTGGGATATGGCCAAAGTGAGAGCTGTTGTTCTGGTTCAACATCAAAATACAACTGGTGTATTTACAGTAACTGGATATCCTCAATATCCTTTTAATATGTATCCAATTTTGCAGGGTGGTTTGGCTACATTCCCACTCATTGCTCCCAATCCTATTGCAAATCAGGAAATGCAGCTTAATGAAACTGCAACTTTTGATCTGACAGACTATTTTTATTATCAAGGTAGTCCAGTTGCAGCAACTTTGTCAGTTCAGAGCAGCGATCCAACAATTGTAGATGCTTCTATAAATGGAACAACTCTTACTTTGGAATCATTTAATAATGGCGGATTAGCTCAAATCGATATCATGGGAGAGTATTCCGGTTATAATGCGATGACTTCATTCAATGTATTTGTTCTCAATCCCACCGATCGTAATGTAATAATCTGGGATTTGGATCCCACTCCTTCAGGCAGTGCTTTGCAGAGCTCTATAGAAAATTTCTATTCAGCTGGAGATGTTGTATTAACAGATGATATTAATCAATATCCACTTTCCAGCACAACAGATGCTCTTTTCGTTCTTTTGGGTATTTACTCAAATAATTATACATTATCAGATGCTGAAGCATCCTTAATGGCTACCTATTTAGATAATGGTGGTAATGTTTATATGGAAGGTGGTGACACCTGGTATTACGACACTCAGACATCCGTGCATCCTTATTTCAATATTGATCCTTTATCTGATGGTGGTTCAGATCTTTCTAACGTTGATGGTCATGATTTTCTGGCAGGAATGAGTTGGACCTATTCTGGAGAAAATAACTGGATCGATCAACTTGCTCCTATAGCTCCTGCCGTAACTTTATTCTCCAACCCAACAGTTGGTTATGATTGTGGTATTGCTTATGATGCAGGAACCTACAAAACAGTTGGCACATCATTTGAGATCACAGGACTGGGTGGAACAAATACACTTGATGATGCTGTTAGTGGAATAATAGACTTCTTCGATATTGGTGGAGCTGGACCAACACTTGATCCACCCATAAATCTGGCTGTAGATGAAACAACAGGATTATTCACCTGGGATGCACCAGCAGGTAATAATGGCTGGCTGGATGATATGGAAGCTTATACTCCAGGTGTTTACCTGGCAGTTCAATCTGATGAATGGACTACATGGAGCGGAACTTCAGGTGGATCAGACGATGGCTTTGTTGTAGATGAAAATGCTTATAGCGGATCTAATTCTGTTAAAGTAGAAGGCACAAGTACAGATCTTGTTCATGAATTTGGTACTTTTACAAGTGGAGTATATGATGTTTCGATGATGGTTTATATCGAACCTGGTTATGGTGGTTATTATAATCTGCTTCATTATTTCAACGGATCAAGTTCTGAATGGGGTATGGAAGTGTACTTCGGCTCTTCTGGAACAGGTGACTTATGTGCAACTGCCCAGAATATTTTAACATTTACTCATCCTGTAGGAAGCTGGTTTGAATCTAAATGTATTATTGATCTTGATTCTGACTGGGCAGAATATTATATTGACGGCACTATGATCTATGAATGGCAGTGGAGCATCGATACAAATGGTAATCCAGGTTCATGTGAATTTGGAGCAACAGACATTTATGCTTCAGCTCCCACGGGTGATGATGTAATGTTTTATTTTGATGATGTAACATTGAATGTACTTACTCCTTCTCGTGAACTTCAGAGTTATAACGTTTATCTTGATGGAACAATGATGGGTAACACAGATGATTCAGAATGGATGTTCGAAGATCTTGTAAACGGTCAAACTTACACTGCCGGTGTAGAAGCAGTGTATGATGAAGGTGTATCAACACTTGCAACTATTGACTTTGTACCAAATATCGTTAATGCAAATAACAACATTATCGCTAAAACAGAATTGAATGGCAATTATCCAAATCCATTCAATCCAACTACGAATATTTCCTTCTCACTTAAAAACAGTGGTCATGTTAAATTGGAAGTTTATAACATCAAAGGAGAAAAAGTTGTTACTTTGATCGATGATGAACTCACTGCTGATGATCATGTTGTGGCATGGAATGGTAAAGACACCAATGGAAAACAAGTTTCCAGCGGCGTTTATTTCTACAAAATGAAAGCTGCTGATTATACCAGTAGCAAAAAGATGATATTACTGAAATAA